A single region of the Schizosaccharomyces osmophilus chromosome 3, complete sequence genome encodes:
- the caf1 gene encoding CCR4-Not complex CAF1 family ribonuclease subunit 7/8, producing MDTGNASYPPLGMSSMTSQMAPIRDVWATNLEQEMTLIMNLASRYPVISMDTEFPGVVARPLGVFKSSGDYHYQTLRANVDTLKIIQIGLALSDEEGNVPPEAFTWQFNFRFNIQEDMYAPESIELLTKSGIDFKKHQDAGIEPADFAELLIGSGLVLQEGITWVTFHSGYDFAYLLKAMTQLSLPSEYEEFYKFLCIYFPKTYDIKYIMKSLLNNSKGLQDIADDLQINRIGPQHQAGSDALLTSRIFFEIRSRYFDGSIDGRMQNQLYGLGTSGSSLWMNTPKPQFRDLPGAQPSPKPTAPSISSTFANPPASVSLSNSSFRFPPRVI from the coding sequence ATGGATACAGGGAATGCATCGTATCCTCCTTTGGGAATGAGCTCTATGACTTCGCAAATGGCACCAATTCGAGACGTATGGGCAACAAATCTGGAACAAGAAATGACTTTGATCATGAACTTGGCCTCGCGTTATCCCGTAATCTCTATGGATACAGAGTTTCCAGGTGTTGTGGCCCGGCCTTTGGGAGTTTTCAAGAGTAGCGGAGATTACCATTACCAAACGCTACGGGCAAACGTAGACACTttaaaaatcattcaaattGGATTGGCTCTGAGTGATGAGGAAGGAAATGTTCCCCCGGAAGCATTCACTTGGCAGTTCAACTTTCGGTTTAATATTCAGGAAGATATGTATGCTCCGGAAAGTATTGAGCTTCTCACGAAAAGCGGAAttgattttaaaaagcACCAAGATGCAGGAATTGAGCCTGCCGATTTTGCTGAGCTACTGATTGGAAGCGGTCTTGTTCTTCAGGAAGGTATCACTTGGGTTACCTTTCACAGTGGGTACGACTTTGCATATTTGTTGAAGGCCATGACCCAGTTGTCTTTGCCCAGTGAGTACGaagaattttataaatttttatGTATTTACTTCCCTAAAACCTATGACATTAAATATATTATGAAGTCGCTTCTCAATAATTCGAAAGGCCTTCAGGATATTGCTGATGATTTACAAATCAACCGTATAGGTCCTCAACACCAGGCTGGTAGTGATGCTTTGCTTACCTCtagaattttctttgaaattcGCTCTCGGTATTTCGACGGCAGTATCGACGGTCGAATGCAAAATCAGCTATATGGTTTAGGTACTTCTGGCAGTTCTTTGTGGATGAATACCCCGAAACCTCAATTCCGCGATCTGCCAGGAGCTCAGCCTAGTCCTAAGCCCACTGCTCCTAGTATCTCTTCTACTTTTGCCAATCCGCCTGCTTCGGTTTCTCTCAGCAATTCTAGTTTCCGCTTCCCTCCTCGAGTCATATAG